One Perognathus longimembris pacificus isolate PPM17 chromosome 2, ASM2315922v1, whole genome shotgun sequence DNA segment encodes these proteins:
- the C2H7orf57 gene encoding uncharacterized protein C7orf57 homolog, producing the protein MRNTSKEVHSTTHRYAPCDWYYHLPVKRSEKAVDAPPASQIPGLSRLGDSHNGHLPGMRRYWIKETDSEYVKLAKQGGRPDLLTHLVPGSRKGSPVAYSLPDWYIHHSKPATAQQREVPAVSMPDYMVYEEFNPSRANGSYESRRGPFDFDMKTVWQREAEELEEKKKVKLPAIHSKHPSKAGTPTGSKDSSGSRLSFPPMPGQKTNSPTNFSKLISNGYKDEWLQQQRADSDIKTLKTSRGSMSSQSTQDPEGPKDTEALLDPQAPEGSEKTQESSPPSPGVSPSESTPAELK; encoded by the exons ATGAGAAACACCAGCAAGGAAGTGCACAGCACCACTCACCGCTATGCTCCCTGTG ACTGGTATTACCACCTCCCGGTGAAGCGCTCTGAGAAGGCTGTCGATGCCCCGCCAGCGTCTCAGATTCCAGGGCTCAGCAGACTGGGTGACTCACACAATGGGCACTTGCCGGGGATGCGAAGGTACTGGATAAAAGAAACAGACTCCGAGTACGTGAAGCTTGCAAAGCAAGGCGGCAGACCCG ATTTGCTGACGCACTTAGTTCCTGGGAGCAGGAAAGGCTCTCCTGTGGCCTACTCACTGCCAGACTGGTACATCCACCACAGCAAGCCTGCCACAGCACAGCAGCGTGA GGTCCCTGCGGTCTCCATGCCCGATTACATGGTGTATGAAGAATTCAACCCCAGCCGGGCCAATGGGAGCTACGAATCCAGAAGAGGCCCCTTTGATTTCGACATGAAAACAGTTTGGCAAAGAGAGGCTGAGGaacttgaggagaaaaaaaag GTGAAGCTGCCCGCCATCCACTCCAAACACCCCAGCAAGGCGGGAACCCCAACAGGCTCCAAAGACTCCTCGGGGAGCCGGCTGTCCTTCCCTCCCAT gCCTGGTCAAAAAACCAATTCACCAACAAACTTCTCCAAGCTTATCAGCAATGGCTATAAGGATGAGTGGTTACAGCAGCAAAGAGCGGACTCTGACATAAAGACCCTGAAGACATCTAGGGGCTCCATGTCCTCTCAGTCCACACAGGACCCGGAAGGGCCCAAGGATACAGAGGCCTTGCTAGACCCGCAGGCTCCTGAAGGCTCCGAGAAAACTCAAG